From the genome of Gorilla gorilla gorilla isolate KB3781 chromosome 4, NHGRI_mGorGor1-v2.1_pri, whole genome shotgun sequence, one region includes:
- the LOC129533797 gene encoding TBC1 domain family member 3L-like isoform X2 codes for MDVVEVAGSCWAQEREDIIMEYEKGHRPGLSEDNGPKAFGGYNNVDHLGIVHETELPPLTAREAKQIRREIGRKSKWVDMLGDWEKYKSSRKLIDRAYKGMPMNIRGPMWSVLLNIEEMKLKNPGRYQIMKEKGKRSSEHIQRIDRDISGTLRKHIFFKDRYGTKQRELLHILLAYEEYNQEVGYCRDLSHIAALFLLYLPEEDAFWALVQLLASERHSLQGFHSPNGGTVQGLQDQQEHEVATSQPKTMGNQDKKDLRGQRSPLGCLIRLLIDGISLGLTLRLWDVYLVEGEQALMPITRIAFKVQQKRLTKTSSCGLWERFCHRFVDTWARDDDAVLKRLRASMKKVTRKQGDLRPPAKAEQGSSASRPVPASRGGKTLCKGDRQAPPGPPARFPRPIWSASPPRAPRSSTPCPGGAVQEDTYPVGTQGVPSPALAQGGPQGSWRFLQWNSMPRLPMDLDVEGPWFRHYDFRQSCWVRAISQEDQLAPCWQAEHPAERVRSAFAALSHNVGMDFPALQCTQH; via the exons ATGGACGTGGTAGAGGTCGCGGGTAGTTGCTGGGCACAAGAGCGAGAGGACATCATTATGGAATACGAAAAG GGACACCGACCTGGGCTGTCAGAGGACAACGGGCCTAAGGCTTTTGGAGGCTACAACAACGTCGATCATTTGGGGATTGTACA TGAGACGGAGCTGCCTCCTCTGACTGCGCGGGAGGCGAAG CAAATTCGGCGGGAGATCGGCCGAAAGAGCAAGTGGGTGGATATGCTGGGAGACTGGGAGAAATACAAAAGCAGCAGGAAG CTCATAGATCGAGCATACAAGGGAATGCCCATGAACATCCGGGGCCCGATGTGGTCAGTCCTCCTGAACATTGAGGAAATGAAGTTGAAAAACCCCGGAAGATACCAG ATCATGAAGGAGAAGGGCAAGAGGTCATCTGAGCACATCCAGCGCATCGACCGGGACATCAGCGGGACATTAAGGAAGCATATATTCTTCAAGGATCGATACGGAACCAA GCAGCGGGAACTGCTCCACATCCTGCTGGCGTATGAGGAGTATAACCAG GAGGTGGGCTACTGCAGGGACCTGAGCCACATCGCCGCCTTGTTCCTCCTCTATCTTCCTGAGGAGGATGCATTCTGGGCACTGGTGCAGCTGCTGGCCAGTGAGAGGCACTCCCTGCAGG GATTTCACAGCCCAAATGGCGGGACCGTCCAGGGGCTCCAAGACCAACAGGAGCATGAGGTAGCCACGTCACAACCGAAGACCATGGGGAATCAG GACAAGAAAGATCTACGTGGGCAGCGTTCCCCGTTAGGCTGCCTCATCCGGCTATTGATTGACGGG ATCTCTCTCGGGCTCACCCTGCGCCTGTGGGACGTGTATCTGGTAGAAGGCGAACAGGCGTTGATGCCGATAACAAGAATCGCCTTTAAGGTTCAGCAGA AGCGCCTCACGAAGACGTCCAGCTGTGGCCTGTGGGAACGTTTTTGCCACCGGTTCGTTGATACCTGGGCCAGGGATGATGACGCCGTGCTCAAGCGTCTTAGGGCCTCTATGAAGAAAGTAACAAGAAAGCAGGGGGACCTGCGACCCCCAG CCAAAGCCGAGCAAGGGTCGTCGGCATCCAGGCCTGTGCCGGCTTCACGTGGCGGGAAGACCCTCTGCAAGGGGGACAGGCAGGCCCCTCCAGGCCCACCAGCCCGGTTCCCGCGGCCCATTTGGTCAGCTTCCCCGCCACGGGCACCTCGTTCTTCCACACCCTGTCCTGGTGGGGCTGTCCAGGAAGACACCTACCCTGTGGGCACTCAGGGTGTGCCCAGCccggccctggctcagggaggacCTCAGGGTTCCTGGAGATTCCTGCAGTGGAACTCCATGCCCCGCCTCCCAATGGACCTGGACGTAGAGGGCCCTTGGTTCCGCCATTATGATTTCAGACAGAGCTGCTGGGTCCGTGCCATATCCCAGGAGGACCAGCTGGCCCCCTGCTGGCAGGCTGAACACCCTGCGGAGCGGGTGAGATCGGCTTTCGCTGCACTGAGCCACAACGTGGGCATGGACTTCCCGGCCCTGCAGTGCACCCAGCACTGA